In the genome of Limnochordia bacterium, the window GTCGGTTCATTGATGTTCCCGGTGCTGCCCCCGGCATGCAGGTTCTGCTTACTCCTGTGGTGGAGGATATCATCTTTCAACTGATTAGCCCAACGTTATTGCGCAAGAAGGTGGTTGTATCCCTTACTGCTACCGTAACCGAAGCTCAGCAAGTAAGTCTTGTCATCGGGCAAGGCCCACTGCTGAAGATTGATCAGGTGATTGGTGAGAATACCCGTCAGATTCTCATAGAGCGACGGGTGCCTCTTGTGCCCCCCGGACCAGTCCTACCCGAGGTGGTGCCTGCCCTAATCAAGCTTGAAGAGGAAGTGGAGGCCACCGAGCAAGAGATCATTCGCACCGAAATTACCTTGCCCACGCCTGCCCTGAAGCTACGCGAAGTGACTGGTACTGTGGAGATCACCGATGTGACCGTTCTAGACGATATGGTCCTAGTCGAAGGAAATGTGATTAAAGAAATAACCTATGTCGATACAGATGACGTGGTACAGCAGTTCACCGAGGAAGTACCCTTTAGCATCGAGGTTACCCTCCCTGAACCAGTGGCTGGAAGAGAAGTATTGGCGGATGTGGTCATTGAGAAGATCCTAGCCACACTGACCGACTGTATTACTGTAGACCAGACCATCGTCCTTGAGGCCATGGTAAGCATTGTTTCCCATCAGCAGGTAGAAGTGATCACCAACGTCATCGGTGAGGGTATTACCCTTGAACGGATCCTTGTGGAGACCTTGCTAGTGGTAAACGAGAACACAGTCACTCTAGATGTGCCAAGTACCGTTGAGCTCGATCCCCCGGCAGCAAGCATTACCGAGATCACCCTAAATGTTGCCGAGGCCACCCCCACTGTGGAAGAGGATGCCGTGGAGATTGTGGGCACCATCGAAAAGGCAGTGGTTTATCAAGGTACCGATGGGCAGTCCCATACGGTTGAGGAGCTAGTACCCTTTGCCGTGACAGTACCGGTTCCTGGAGCAACACCCGAGATGGGCGCTCAAATCAATATTGAAGTTATTGACTTGGCAGCGGAGCTATCGCCGGATGGCACAGTGCTAACCCAAACCATTACCCTGGAGATATTTGTCAAGGTAGACATCCTAGTTGAGCTTTTCGTGGTCACTGCTGTAAGTGGTCCTGGGATCGAGGAAGTCATCACAGAAACCTTGGTCCTGCAAGTGGTCGGAGAACCGGCACCAAGACCTGTGGAGGTTGTGGTCGCGGTAGAAGTGACTCCGTAAAGATAAGGGCTGCAGTTGCAGCCCTTATCCAATCCTTCAAGTTTCCGATCAGTGCGGCTACCCTGTGTTTCCTGTTTTCTGGAACGGGACAAGTATCCAAAATGGGTTCAGAACCATAGTCTAGTAATTAGAAAAGAGGATTCCTTTGTCACACTAGAGTCCTAGTACATATATTGATAGTGACTGAGGGAAAATCCCCACCGGGTGTTATGGTGAGTGGAGGATCAGGGTCTTTTCCAGGGAGGGGGGCATGCTGGGACTTCCGTTACTCGTTGCCATTGTAGTACTCATTGTGTTGTTTGGCCTGTATCGACTATGGAAGAAGGGCCAAAGGAAAGAAAAGACCGACTTGGTATCCATCCCCGAGACAAAAGAAGCTATCGCCCTACATTCAAGTGATCCAGTGTATAAGTACCAGTGCCTTATCTGCAAAAAGACTAAGTCGGAGACCGGCGAAGGCGTAGACCCAAAGGACCAAAGACAGTTGGCGGTGTTAAATGGTGCTGAAAATGCGCCTGAAAAAGGGGGGTACAGTTTGGCTTCTTGTATAAAGGCACAAGTTGTTGTTGGCGAAAACACAAGACAGGTTCTCCTGGAAAACATTCTGAATCTAGAAAGAAACGCGATCAAGATCCGGGAGATCCGTGGTGAGGTGCGGGATCTAGTCTGTGATGTCATTTGTGATAAGGTCATTGTGCAAGGTGTTGTGCATAAACAAATCTTCTTCGTTGGCGAAGATAACATGGTGTATCACAAAGGCGAAGATGTACCCTTTTCCACCTTTTTGGATATTCCCCAAGCAGAGCCCGGCATGCATTGCCAGGTAGAAGCGTGTATCGAGCATATTGCTCATCATCTTCTCTCCCCCACACTACTGCAGCAAAAAATAGTGATGGAGATCTTTGCCAAAGTGACAGAGACCCAAAACATTGCTGTGGGCATTGGGCAAGGCCCCTTGGTGATCATTGACGAAGTGGTGGCGAAGGTGTGTGGCCAGCTGCTAGAGGAAGAGACCATTCAGTTGGAGGTTGCGGCACGGAAGATTAGTGAGATTCGGGCAGAAGTACGGGATATTACCTTCGAACCTATTTGCGATAAGGTCATCGTGCAAGGTGTTGTGCATAAGCAAATCTTCTTCATTGATGAGAGTAATCTAGAAAGACATCAAGCAGTCGACATTCCCTTCAGCCATTTCGTAGATGCCATAGGGACGATGGAGTTTCACGATGTCCAAGTGCATGCAGAAGTGGTGCATGTGGGCTTTAAGCTCATCTTCCCACCGGGTGCTGAAGTGACGACCACTTTACAGGAAAAGGTTGTTGTCGACCTATTCATCGAGGTGACTAATCCGCGGCAGGTCACCGTACTCCTATCGGATGTGGGAACCTGTGTAAAGCTGGAGAAGGTCTGTGGTGAAAATACTGCCCAGTTCTTGCAGGAGACAACGATTCAGCTGCCAATGCCTGCAATTAAGATCAGGGACATTATTGCGCGGATTGAAGAGTTGGAAACAACGGTGATTGACTGCAAGGTATTGGTACAGGGCATTGTGCATAAGCAGGTCTTCTTTATCGGGGAGGACGATCTTGAGCACCATTTGGCGGAGGATGTGCCCTTTAGTGTCGCGGTGGATGTAGCAGGTGCCAATCAGGACTGCAACGTACGGGTTATGCCGTGTATAGAGCACATCTCCTTCGACTTGCTCAATGATCAGACCCTGCATCAGAAAGTTATCGTGGCTTTGTTTGTGAAGGTAACCGAGACCCAACAGCTGCTGCTAACAGTGGAAGGGCCCTGCCCTCAGCCCGAAAACCTCTGCTAAAGGTAAATGGGAAGAACGGGTGTTACGCCTGTTCTTCCACATTTTACGCAGCAGGACCAAGGGTGTTTCGGATAGCTTGGACAACGGCTATAGAAGCATTGTCAAGGGAATACACGGTCAGGGTAATGCTAGTTTTAGCATTACCCTGACTGCTATAAAGTTAGATTATACCAGGACTGTAATTCCCCTGCCAAGTCGTATAGCTGCCAGTGCAGCTGGTTTTTATAAAAATACCGACGGGTTACAGAGAAAATGTGGTAGTTAGCAGGTTCAAGTCTGGCAAAGGTCCAGACAATGAAGCCTCGGTATTTGATCTCCAGTACCTCTGCATTCTTGACCGCAATAACCAGTGACTCACTAAAATCCACAAAGTGTTTTTTCAGCTGCAACTCGTTCTGGAGCTGCTCATATTCCCCGGGGTTTGTTAGCACCGTTAGTCGAACCGTGTCTGGGTGCTCTTGGAGACGGCCTTTGGCGATGGGATATGGATACAAGGGAATATATTCAACAGCAGGATGCTTGAGCACCTTTCTTTTGGCTTCCCATAGTTCGGGGGTGGACATACACCATCCTCCTTTTCCGCTTTCTACTAGCTAATTATATGCTTTAGCAGTCCTATGGTTTACACTCCCCAAAAGCAATCTATGTGAAAAAGAGTCACGTTTTCCCTTCGACTTGCATATTAATATATGTGCTGAGCTTGTTTCCCCAAGAGATAGGTGTTGGGTAGAAGGGGGGGTGCAGCCGTTGCTGTGGTTCACCAAGGAAAGACCAAAGGTACTACTTCGTTCCCTATTGTATGTGGCAAAGGGTCCTTGGGACCATGAGTCACGCTCAGGCCAGTTGCTCTGGCGTATTGCTGCCCAAGGGTGGCATGTGGATTATCTCTATGAAACCAATGAACATGAGGTGAAAAAGGCGGCTCAGAATCTGTACATTAACAGCCGCCGCTCTTTACTACAGCGGACTAAGTATGGTGTGGTGTGGACGGAGAAAGAGTATCCCTTACCTAGACGAACCAGATCGATCTTGATCCAGGAATACCAAGCTGCCGATGAGCCAATCAACCCTAATGCCCAGTTGCTCTTCTGCAGTTCTGCGCAGTTGTTTGCTAGCCTAAACGGCAAACATCCTAATGTACACCTCATCCTCGACGGATGCGTAGGAGATCTATTCAAAGAGCCAAAGCAAATCCCCGATGAGTTCCTCTACGTGCGTCGGCCCATCATTGGTTATGTGGGTTCATTAGACGATGAAGCCGCCGTGGAGTTGATTCGACAAGCTGCTGCCTATTACCGGTACTGTTCCTTTGTTCTGATTGGCGAGTGCATGGGAGTAGGCCCCTCCGATCTGTCCCCAAATGTCTATGTCCTTGGTCCCCGGAGCACAGAGGATATGCCTCCCTATTTGCATCATTTAGATATGATCATCCTTAAGCCCCCGGAGGAGAGTGTGCTGCCTAAAGTCTATGAATTCCTTGCCTTAGGTAAACCACTAATTGTGTTCACCCAACAGGATCTAGGTGGATTGGCTCCCTTGGTGTTTGGTAGTTGCACACCGGAGCAGCTGCAAACGCATATACACCAGTTCCTCGCAGAGCTTGGCCTGCCTTTGGATGAGACTGGCTT includes:
- a CDS encoding DUF3794 domain-containing protein; the protein is MAKPRIAYMARKKEPLKIKKRKMNATVAMGMPVSVNVAQTKPPIKFQPKLIKKRLQIEQVTPMQEQVVAIKIREIRAEIRDVTTEVIPNKVIVQGTLHKQIFFVGTDNLVHHQPEDIPFSTFVDIPGALPGMIVQVNVLVEHIMFILSEDGTSVLQKVVLEIFVKVLEEQQILFTPGDLDILGRPVIGEGTTQELIESTFTLPVAAIKISEIRVTVQELQTEVIADKVLIQGTLHKQIFFVDTNNLERHVAEDVDFSTFVDIPGATEGMHVQISPTIEAVEFNLINATTLQQKVIVEFFVKVTDLTVVGVTVGTEEPLFQVNRFVAEEDIQFILEEDITLPLPAEKIDEIVATFTDLVTEVITDKVIVQGVVHQQIFFISEGVAHHLAVDLPFSRFIDVPGAAPGMQVLLTPVVEDIIFQLISPTLLRKKVVVSLTATVTEAQQVSLVIGQGPLLKIDQVIGENTRQILIERRVPLVPPGPVLPEVVPALIKLEEEVEATEQEIIRTEITLPTPALKLREVTGTVEITDVTVLDDMVLVEGNVIKEITYVDTDDVVQQFTEEVPFSIEVTLPEPVAGREVLADVVIEKILATLTDCITVDQTIVLEAMVSIVSHQQVEVITNVIGEGITLERILVETLLVVNENTVTLDVPSTVELDPPAASITEITLNVAEATPTVEEDAVEIVGTIEKAVVYQGTDGQSHTVEELVPFAVTVPVPGATPEMGAQINIEVIDLAAELSPDGTVLTQTITLEIFVKVDILVELFVVTAVSGPGIEEVITETLVLQVVGEPAPRPVEVVVAVEVTP
- a CDS encoding DUF3794 domain-containing protein, encoding MLGLPLLVAIVVLIVLFGLYRLWKKGQRKEKTDLVSIPETKEAIALHSSDPVYKYQCLICKKTKSETGEGVDPKDQRQLAVLNGAENAPEKGGYSLASCIKAQVVVGENTRQVLLENILNLERNAIKIREIRGEVRDLVCDVICDKVIVQGVVHKQIFFVGEDNMVYHKGEDVPFSTFLDIPQAEPGMHCQVEACIEHIAHHLLSPTLLQQKIVMEIFAKVTETQNIAVGIGQGPLVIIDEVVAKVCGQLLEEETIQLEVAARKISEIRAEVRDITFEPICDKVIVQGVVHKQIFFIDESNLERHQAVDIPFSHFVDAIGTMEFHDVQVHAEVVHVGFKLIFPPGAEVTTTLQEKVVVDLFIEVTNPRQVTVLLSDVGTCVKLEKVCGENTAQFLQETTIQLPMPAIKIRDIIARIEELETTVIDCKVLVQGIVHKQVFFIGEDDLEHHLAEDVPFSVAVDVAGANQDCNVRVMPCIEHISFDLLNDQTLHQKVIVALFVKVTETQQLLLTVEGPCPQPENLC
- a CDS encoding glycosyltransferase, which codes for MLWFTKERPKVLLRSLLYVAKGPWDHESRSGQLLWRIAAQGWHVDYLYETNEHEVKKAAQNLYINSRRSLLQRTKYGVVWTEKEYPLPRRTRSILIQEYQAADEPINPNAQLLFCSSAQLFASLNGKHPNVHLILDGCVGDLFKEPKQIPDEFLYVRRPIIGYVGSLDDEAAVELIRQAAAYYRYCSFVLIGECMGVGPSDLSPNVYVLGPRSTEDMPPYLHHLDMIILKPPEESVLPKVYEFLALGKPLIVFTQQDLGGLAPLVFGSCTPEQLQTHIHQFLAELGLPLDETGLGLKWGSRSLSLSDLEQEPHDPRPQTPTLGHPPKKLFQQRKQLALANSWQARAEQVLTAIQKTFAQQDQVRGWFL